The following coding sequences are from one Dromaius novaehollandiae isolate bDroNov1 chromosome 24, bDroNov1.hap1, whole genome shotgun sequence window:
- the LOC112981139 gene encoding UDP-GlcNAc:betaGal beta-1,3-N-acetylglucosaminyltransferase 7-like: protein MSPRSAARPERGRPRWRQPKAGLSLACLLLALLALRGLRAPGGGRGATRPPPASWGVAQSRCGPWQPPAPGWQQRVDGRFHAFLRHRHCRYFPLLLNHPEKCQGGRVALLLAIKSAAPHFARRAAVRRTWGREREAPRRVRTLFLLGTAGPGERAPAVQRLLEEEDRAHGDVLQWDFLDTFHNLTLKEVNFLRWLHVYCPAVDFVFKGDDDVFVHTANVLDFLESRRGARDLSSLFVGDIISRAFPIRSPRSKYYIPRELYDGPYPPYAGGGGFLMASPLAERLFLASERIPLFPIDDVFLGMCLRSLGVKPEPHLGFRTFGISRRRGSAMNRDPCLYRSLLMVHRLEPDALLAMWDLVQDDRIVCAKTLRLA, encoded by the coding sequence ATGTCGCCGCGGAGCGCCGCCCgcccggagcgcggccgcccgcgctggCGGCAGCCCAAGGCCGGCCTGAGCCtcgcctgcctgctgctggcgctgctggcgctgcgcgggctgcgggcgcccggcgggggccggggggccacgcggcccccgcccgcctccTGGGGCGTCGCGCAGAGCCGCTGCGGGCCGTGgcagccgccggcgcccggctgGCAGCAGCGGGTGGACGGCCGCTTCCACGCCTTCCTGCGGCACCGCCACTGCCGCTACTTCCCGCTGCTGCTGAACCACCCCGAGAAGTGCCAGGGCGGGCGCGTGGCGCTGCTCCTCGCCATCAAGTCGGCGGCGCCGCACTTTGCGCGCCGGGCGGCGGTGCGGCGCACCTGGGGGCGCGAGCGGGAGGCCCCCCGCCGCGTGCGCACCCTCTTCCTGCTGGGgacggccgggccgggcgagcgGGCGCCGGCCGTGCAGCGGCTCCTCGAGGAGGAGGACCGCGCGCACGGCGACGTGCTGCAGTGGGACTTCCTGGACACCTTCCACAACCTCACCCTCAAGGAGGTGAACTTCCTGCGCTGGCTCCACGTCTACTGCCCCGCCGTGGACTTCGTCTTCAAGGGCGACGACGACGTCTTCGTGCACACGGCCAACGTCCTCGACTTCCTCGagtcccgccgcggcgcccgcgaCCTCTCCTCCCTCTTCGTCGGCGACATCATCAGCAGGGCCTTCCCCATCCGCTCCCCCCGGAGCAAGTACTACATCCCTCGGGAGCTGTACGACGGGCCCTACCCGCCCtacgccggcggcggcggcttcctCATGGCTTCCCCTCTGGCCGAGAGGCTGTTCCTGGCCTCCGAGCGCATCCCGCTCTTCCCCATCGACGACGTGTTCCTGGGCATGTGCCTGCGGAGCCTGGGCGTGAAGCCCGAGCCCCACCTGGGCTTCCGGACGTTCGGGATCAGCCGGCGCAGGGGCAGCGCGATGAACAGGGACCCGTGTCTCTACAGGAGCCTGCTCATGGTGCACAGGCTGGAGCCGGACGCCCTGCTGGCCATGTGGGACCTGGTGCAGGACGACAGGATCGTCTGCGCCAAGACGCTCCGTCTCGCCTGA